A stretch of the Thermomicrobiales bacterium genome encodes the following:
- a CDS encoding DUF559 domain-containing protein — LRERTREFQRRMTPAEACLWAAIRGRRLDGLKFRRQQVIGGYIADFYCNETRLVIEVDGPIHDKQYEYDRVREEAIELHGLCIIRFTNDQVLNHLPDVLTTIVNAARNP, encoded by the coding sequence TTTGCGGGAGCGGACGCGGGAGTTTCAGCGGCGGATGACTCCGGCGGAGGCGTGCTTGTGGGCTGCAATTCGTGGGCGGAGGCTTGATGGGCTCAAGTTCCGTCGGCAGCAAGTCATCGGCGGCTATATCGCTGATTTCTATTGCAATGAAACGAGGTTGGTTATTGAGGTGGATGGGCCAATTCACGACAAACAATACGAATACGACCGGGTGCGCGAAGAAGCGATCGAGCTGCATGGCCTCTGCATCATCCGCTTTACAAACGACCAGGTCCTGAACCATTTGCCCGACGTTCTCACCACAATCGTCAATGCCGCCCGAAATCCATAA